In the genome of Gemmatimonadaceae bacterium, one region contains:
- a CDS encoding magnesium chelatase, which yields MQAHPETFGALKRSPYGVPDRAFRSVKDEMRYNLLERLCQRGAGPLFAGVIGYEDTVMPQLINAVLSRHNFILLGLRGQAKSRILRALVSLLDDAMPIVAGSEVNDNPFAPISKHARNVLAEAGDDTPIAWVGRENRYVEKLATPDVTIADLIGDLDPIRAARGGHLLSDELTIHYGMLPRANRGIFALNELPDLAGKVQVGLFNVMQEGDVQIKGYPIRLPLDVQLCFTANPEDYTARGKIITPLKDRIGSEIVTHYPATVELGMDITRQEAWTKRDSRTVRVPDFIAELIERIAFEARNDRRIDKRSGVSQRMPITVTENVVSNAERRAIVSGDAEIVPRVSDIYAALPAITGKIELEYEGELVGGPTIARELIRRAADATFHDRAGGVNVDDIIMWFDEGGALQVADDARAEIALGGFEIVPDLTRIVRHVGLAADDDAGTAVAACELVLEALVARKKISRSDGGQYGRAAPEPRRRPNQDLFGGGPT from the coding sequence GTGCAGGCGCACCCAGAGACCTTCGGCGCCCTCAAGCGCTCACCGTACGGCGTCCCGGATCGAGCGTTCCGTTCGGTCAAGGACGAAATGCGTTACAACCTGCTCGAGCGGCTCTGTCAGCGCGGCGCGGGCCCCTTGTTCGCCGGCGTGATCGGCTACGAGGACACCGTCATGCCGCAGCTCATCAACGCGGTGCTCTCGCGCCACAACTTCATCCTCCTCGGCCTGCGCGGCCAGGCGAAGTCGCGCATTCTGCGCGCGCTCGTCAGCCTGCTCGACGACGCAATGCCGATCGTGGCGGGCAGCGAAGTCAACGACAATCCGTTCGCGCCGATCTCGAAACACGCGCGAAACGTCCTCGCCGAGGCGGGCGACGACACCCCGATCGCATGGGTGGGGCGTGAGAACCGCTACGTCGAGAAGCTGGCGACGCCCGACGTCACGATCGCCGACCTGATCGGCGACCTCGATCCGATCCGCGCGGCGCGCGGCGGTCATCTGCTCTCGGACGAGTTGACCATCCACTACGGAATGCTGCCGCGCGCGAACCGCGGCATCTTCGCGCTCAACGAGCTGCCCGACCTCGCCGGCAAGGTGCAGGTCGGCCTCTTCAACGTGATGCAGGAAGGCGACGTCCAGATCAAAGGCTACCCAATCCGCCTTCCGCTCGACGTGCAACTTTGCTTTACCGCGAACCCCGAAGATTACACGGCTCGCGGCAAGATCATCACGCCGCTCAAGGATCGCATCGGCAGCGAGATCGTCACGCACTACCCGGCAACCGTCGAACTCGGGATGGACATCACGCGACAGGAGGCGTGGACCAAGCGCGACAGCCGCACCGTGCGAGTCCCGGACTTCATCGCCGAGCTGATCGAGCGTATCGCGTTCGAAGCGCGCAACGACCGTCGCATCGACAAGCGGTCGGGCGTGTCGCAACGCATGCCGATCACCGTCACCGAGAACGTGGTCTCCAACGCCGAGCGTCGCGCGATCGTGTCCGGCGACGCCGAGATCGTGCCGCGTGTGTCCGACATCTACGCCGCGCTTCCGGCGATCACCGGCAAGATCGAGCTGGAGTACGAAGGCGAGTTGGTCGGCGGTCCCACCATCGCGCGCGAGCTGATTCGCCGCGCCGCCGACGCGACGTTCCACGACCGCGCGGGCGGCGTCAACGTCGACGACATCATCATGTGGTTCGACGAAGGCGGCGCGCTTCAGGTCGCGGACGACGCACGCGCGGAAATCGCCCTCGGGGGATTCGAGATCGTCCCCGACCTCACCCGCATCGTGCGGCACGTCGGGCTTGCCGCGGACGACGACGCCGGCACCGCGGTCGCCGCGTGCGAGCTCGTGCTGGAAGCGCTCGTCGCGCGCAAGAAGATCTCGCGCAGCGACGGTGGGCAATACGGACGTGCCGCGCCGGAACCGCGACGGCGGCCGAACCAGGATCTCTTCGGTGGCGGCCCGACCTGA